The nucleotide sequence ATTAATTACACGGCTTGCGCAGCTTCTTCTTTTCTAGCGCGTTGCTTGTCTGCATATGCGGTTGCAGCTTCACGTACCCAAGCGCCATTTTCCCAAGCGTTTCTGCGTGCATCAAGCCTGGATTTATTCATAGGTCCATGGCCTTTTACCACTTGCCAGAATTCATCCCAATTGATCTCGCCAAAATCATAGTGTCCTGTTTCTTCATTCCACTTTAAATCTGGATCTGGAATCGTCAAGCCTAAAATGTCTGCCTGCGGTACCGTTTGATCAATAAACTGCTGGCGCAATTCGTCATTCGTTTTACGCTTCAATTTCCATTTCATGGATTGCTCTGTGTGCGTACTTTCTGCATCAGTTGGGCCTAACATCATTAGTGATGGCCACCACCAGCGGTTCAATGCATCTTGTGCCATCGCTTTCTGCTCTTCGCTTCCATTACAAAGTGATAACATGATCTCATAACCTTGACGCTGGTGAAAGCTTTCTTCCTTACAAACACGCACCATGGCACGAGCATATGGCCCAAAGGATGTATTACATAGCGGCACTTGATTGATAATCGCTGCACCATCGACTAACCAGCCTATCGCGCCCATGTCTGCCCATGTAATCGTTGGATAATTAAATATGGAAGAATATTTTGCCTTACCAGAATGCAAATCTTCATACATCTGCTCACGTGTGATTCCTAAAGTTTCACAAGCACTGTAGAGGTATAAACCATGTCCAGCCTCATCTTGAACCTTAGCCAGCAAAGCGACCTTACGTCGTAAGGAAGGCGCACGAGTAATCCAATTTCCTTCTGGCAACATCCCGACGATTTCAGAATGCGCATGCTGGGAAATCTGGCGTATGTGTGTTTTACGATACTTCTCTGGCATCCAATCTTTGGGCTCGATTTTCTCGTCACGGGCAATTTTTGCATCAAATTGCTCTTCTAAACTCTTGATTTCTGCTTCGCTCATGGTTTCTATTTTTTAATTCCTGCGCAGGCAGGAATCTCTTGGATTCGACACCTACGGTCATTTATTAATTCGCCTTCGACAAGCTCAGGCTGACATTTATTTCTGTTTAGATGTTTATCAGTTATTCCGCTTTCGCGAAAGCGAACTAAACATCATAATTCACTACTAATTTCTTACTGGTAGGAACGCTCACGCAGCTTAAAACATAACCTTTAGCTACTTCTTCATCAGTCAAGGCATAGTTGACTTTC is from Nonlabens sp. YIK11 and encodes:
- the paaA gene encoding 1,2-phenylacetyl-CoA epoxidase subunit PaaA, whose protein sequence is MSEAEIKSLEEQFDAKIARDEKIEPKDWMPEKYRKTHIRQISQHAHSEIVGMLPEGNWITRAPSLRRKVALLAKVQDEAGHGLYLYSACETLGITREQMYEDLHSGKAKYSSIFNYPTITWADMGAIGWLVDGAAIINQVPLCNTSFGPYARAMVRVCKEESFHQRQGYEIMLSLCNGSEEQKAMAQDALNRWWWPSLMMLGPTDAESTHTEQSMKWKLKRKTNDELRQQFIDQTVPQADILGLTIPDPDLKWNEETGHYDFGEINWDEFWQVVKGHGPMNKSRLDARRNAWENGAWVREAATAYADKQRARKEEAAQAV